The genomic segment TGGCCAGTTTGAGTTTTTGCTCGGCGACGCTGCGCTCTGAACTGGTGGCCACGGCAGTGGGGATCTTTTGCGATTTTAACCAAGTGAGCAACGGCAACACTCCTTGTTTTTTATCGATCGGCGTGGTGCTAATAATGCGATAGTAATCTTGTCGCCACGTTTGGTGCAGCCGTTCATAATCTAAATCCTTTCCATAACCCTCGATGAGCTTAGTGCGGATGGTTTTTGCATTACAACCGATAATACTGAGGTAAAGCGATTCTAAAAAAGGGACCCCGACTTTGTCACAAGCTTGTTCAAACACTCTCAGACACAATGTCTCGGTATCGAGAAGTAGTCCATCCATATCAAATATTACCGCTTTAACACTCATTGAAACTCCCTAATTAACCAGCGTTTTATTATTTGCAAAATGTGATTGTTTCATAGTGATGCCGTGAAGAAAACCATTTACCATAGCACAATGAGTCATGGCAGCTGGTGGCGTGTTGCTCTTGGTATGACCTTGAGCAAAGCGGTTGACTTCACTCAGTGTACTTAATATTAGGATCAGCGACACGCGTTTGAGTTGCGTTTACAGGTGACGGATCTTTTGAGATCTGCGAGTGTCGAAACCACAAATAACAACAGGTTGTAGAATATGTGGATGGAAGGTTTGGGGCAAATAATCGAGTTTTTTGCACAACAAAAGGCGTTGTTTACTGGCGTGCTCGTACTTTTTCTACTGATGACAAGAAAAGTGCTTTTGGCTTGGATTCGGGGGCAAGGGGCTTTTATCAATGAAAAGCAGCGCAGTTGGATGTCGTGGACCAAAAATGGCATTTTTGCTCTATTGGTGTTGAGTTTATTTGTGTTGTGGAAATCTGAAATCAGTGAGTTTGCGCTGTCTGTGACCGCCATTGCCGTGGCGATCGTTGTGGCGTCAAAAGAAATCATTTTGTGTTTTACCGGTTCGATCCAGCGAGCCAGTTCACGTTCTTTTCGAGTGGGTGATTGGATTGAAGTGGGCAATTTGTGCGGTGAAGTGATCGAACACAATTTGATGGCCACCGTGATTCAAGAGATTGATTTACATCACGGCCAGTACCACTTTAATGGCAAAACCGCCACGTTACCAAATAGTTTATTCTTCACCCACCCAGTAAAAAACTTAAATTTTATGAAGCGTTATGTGTTTCACAATTTTACGATTACCGTGACGGAGTTCGTCAATTTGTATTTAGTGGTTCCGAATATCATGGCGAGCATACATGAACACTGTCACGCTTTTCACGAAATTGCCAAACGCTACAACAGTATGATTGAAAAGCACGCTGGTGTTGACCTGCCGAGCTCTGAGCCACATGTTCATATTCAAAGTACCTTAACCGGTGAACAGTTAGTCAAAATTATGATTTTTTGCCCAACCGAACAAGCAACGCTTTTAGAGCAGCAAATACGGGCCGATTTTATGGAGATTTACCACCGAAAATACCCATCAGAGCAAAAAAATTAACCCAATGTGCTCGCATTTCAAACAATTTTGGCACTTCTTTGTACAAGAAGTGTTCACACGGTGTAGGGTGAGGTGTAAGTCACTAAAAAGTCATATAAAACCGCTTACAATGCTCTTACTATAAAAAGAATCATCGCAAGGAGTTGCTGATGGGAATGGAAAGATTATCCGCAAATCAACTGTATTCAGTGGCGAAGCTTGAACAACTATCGTGTAAGTCCACCAAAGAGTTGCAACCAATCGATGATATTGTAGGCCAAGACCGAGCTAAAAAAGCGGTTGAGTTTGCCATGTCTATTAAAGAAAAAGGCTATAACATTTTTGCCATTGGTGAAAATGGCCTGGGTAAACGCACCATGGTGTTGCGTTATTTACAGCGCCATCAACACGACGAAAATGCCTTGTTTGACTGGTGTTACGTGGCTAACTTTACCGATATTCGCGTTCCTAAGGTACTCAAGTTACCTCGAGGTGTGGCGGCAGAGTTTAAAGTCGACATGGAAGCGATGATCAAAAAATTGGTCAATGCCATCCCGCTTGCTTTTGATAATGAGCTTTACTACGGCCGAGCCGATAAACTCAAAAATCAGTTAGCGCAAAAGCAACAGAGCGAATTAGAGAAAATCACTCAAGAAGCCAAAGAAAGTGGTATCAGCCTAACGATCACGCCCCAAGGTGATTATCAGTTTGTCGCACTTACATCTGATAATGAACAGCACACCGAAGAGAGCTTTGATGCGCTCAGTCCGGAAGAGCAAGATTATTTTGACCAAACCATTGGCGAGCTCGAAGTAAAGTTGCGCGGTATGGCGCGCGATCTTACCGAAATGGAACAAAGCTACAGCGATAAAATTAAAAAGCTCAACGATGAAGTGACCAAAGGCGTCATTGACCATGTCATCAAATCGCTCAAAGAGAAGTATCGCACTTACAGCGAACTCAAGCAGTACATTAACGAGCTGCGCAAGGACATTATCGACAATGTGGCGGTATTTATTGAAGAGAGTAATGAGCAAGGTGAAATTGCTACGGCCGCGCTCGATAACAATTTGCCACGCCGCTATAAAGTCAATGTCTTAGTCAGTCATCAAAACAATGAAATGCCTGTTGTTGTTGAAGAGTCGCCTAATTATCACAGCTTATTTGGCTATATCGAAACCGCCACGTTTAAAGGCACAGTGTTTACAGACTTTTCACTGATCCGCAGAGGCAGCCTACACAAAGCCAACGGTGGTGTGTTGCTCATGGATGCACAAAAAGTGCTTGAGCAGCCTTATGTCTGGGATGGCTTAAAGCGCGCCTTGCGCTCACGTCAATTGAGTTTTACGTCATTGGAGAAAGAAGTGTCATTAAGTGGTTCGGTCTCTCTTGACCCAGAACCGATCCCATTGGATGTGAAAATTATTCTCTTTGGCGATTATCGCACTTATCAGTTGCTGCAACACTACGATGCTGAGTTTGGTGAATTGTTCCGTGTGACCGCCGATTTTGAAGATGAAATGCCACGTAACAGTGAGTCTGAATGGCAGTACGCTCGCTTTATTTCCAGTATTGTTCACGACAATGGACTGCTGCATTGCGATAAAAAAGCCATTGCCCGTATCATTGAATACAGTTCGCGCTTGGCAGGCGATCAAGATAAAATTTCACTGTTTTCGGCAACGATCGCCAATTTACTGCGCGAAGCCAATTATGTCGCTCGTCAGGCTAACTCCAACATGATCCGCATGGGGCACGTTCAAGAGGCATTGGACAATCAAGAGTTAAGAGCGAATCGCTTACAGCAAAATGTGATGGAAACCTTTACTAAGGGAACGACCCTGATCCGAACCCAAGGTGAAGCCATTGGTCAAGTCAATGCACTTTCGGTGTTGCAAACGACCGATCATATGTTTGGTGCGCCAAACCGGATTACCGCCGCCACGTCTTATGGGCACGGTGAAGTGATCGATATTGAACGCAGCGTTGATCTCGGCGGCAGTATTCACTCTAAGGGGGTGATGATTTTAACGGCTTACCTTTCTTCTGTGTTTGGTAAAACCGCGAAAGTGCCGCTATCGACAACGATAACCTTTGAACAATCTTATGGTGGCGTCGATGGTGATAGTGCCAGTATGGCGGAGTATTGCGCCGTGGTGTCGGCGTTTGCCAAATTGCCCAATCGTCAAGACATTGCGATCACCGGTTCAATGAACCAATTTGGTGAAGCCCAGCCGATCGGTGGCGTCAATGAAAAAATCGAAGGTTTCTTTGATGTGTGCAAAATAAAAGGCCGTCATGCTCAGCAAGGGGTCATTATTCCAAAGTCAAACCAACACAACTTAATGCTGCGACAAGATGTGGTTCAAGCGGTAGAAAAAGGGGAGTTCCACATTTGGGCTATCGATCATGTCAACGAGGCGTTGAGTATGTTTATGGGTAAAGAGGCAGGAGAAATGAATAGCGAAGGGGTATACCCAACCGAAACTATTTTGGGTATCGCGCAGTCGCGATTAAATGCTTTGCGCCGTTAAGGCCATTCGATAAATTGAGGCAAAAAAACCACCGTAACATCACGGTGGTTTTTTTATACTAAGACCTCGTGGTACTGAGGTTGAGTTTATCGGTTAACCGTTTCATCATCACTTGGCCAAACTCATCAAAGGCGATGCCTATTTTGGCGTAATGTATCGAACGTTGGGTATTACAGACCTGCCCACTTAAAGTGACGAGCGTTTTACCATTTGGAGCGCTTTGCAAGATATCGACTTGCAGGTGATCACCCACGGTGAAGTTGCGACTCATCGGGGCCGTTAACAGGCGACATCCTCCCTTAGACAGATCGCGCACTTCACATTCGGTTTTATAATCTCCCGAGCGAATTCGACCCAGCAGTTTGACTGCCACACGCGTCTCTTGCCTCAATTGGGAGACTTGCATATCACTGGGTAAGGCCAAGGCCAGTAATTTGAGTGGGTGCTTAATCGTCAGCTCAATTTTGGATTGGAAGGTGATCACAGCCCCTTCGCCTTGTGGCGAAATCGCTCGCACTTTGATACGAAACCCTTCTTGTAAATACAAGTGTTTATCAGAGAAAGACAGCCTAGGCT from the Vibrio sp. HB236076 genome contains:
- a CDS encoding HAD family phosphatase, producing MSVKAVIFDMDGLLLDTETLCLRVFEQACDKVGVPFLESLYLSIIGCNAKTIRTKLIEGYGKDLDYERLHQTWRQDYYRIISTTPIDKKQGVLPLLTWLKSQKIPTAVATSSERSVAEQKLKLANLDQYFDHITTGCEVSCGKPDPEIYQLAASRLNVPSKQCIALEDSNNGVKAALAAQMLTYQIPDLVTPEEFKSSKYKIHANLNLVLSDFKKMHSVKK
- a CDS encoding Lon protease family protein — protein: MGMERLSANQLYSVAKLEQLSCKSTKELQPIDDIVGQDRAKKAVEFAMSIKEKGYNIFAIGENGLGKRTMVLRYLQRHQHDENALFDWCYVANFTDIRVPKVLKLPRGVAAEFKVDMEAMIKKLVNAIPLAFDNELYYGRADKLKNQLAQKQQSELEKITQEAKESGISLTITPQGDYQFVALTSDNEQHTEESFDALSPEEQDYFDQTIGELEVKLRGMARDLTEMEQSYSDKIKKLNDEVTKGVIDHVIKSLKEKYRTYSELKQYINELRKDIIDNVAVFIEESNEQGEIATAALDNNLPRRYKVNVLVSHQNNEMPVVVEESPNYHSLFGYIETATFKGTVFTDFSLIRRGSLHKANGGVLLMDAQKVLEQPYVWDGLKRALRSRQLSFTSLEKEVSLSGSVSLDPEPIPLDVKIILFGDYRTYQLLQHYDAEFGELFRVTADFEDEMPRNSESEWQYARFISSIVHDNGLLHCDKKAIARIIEYSSRLAGDQDKISLFSATIANLLREANYVARQANSNMIRMGHVQEALDNQELRANRLQQNVMETFTKGTTLIRTQGEAIGQVNALSVLQTTDHMFGAPNRITAATSYGHGEVIDIERSVDLGGSIHSKGVMILTAYLSSVFGKTAKVPLSTTITFEQSYGGVDGDSASMAEYCAVVSAFAKLPNRQDIAITGSMNQFGEAQPIGGVNEKIEGFFDVCKIKGRHAQQGVIIPKSNQHNLMLRQDVVQAVEKGEFHIWAIDHVNEALSMFMGKEAGEMNSEGVYPTETILGIAQSRLNALRR
- a CDS encoding PilZ domain-containing protein, which translates into the protein MTQSTLQNTSFPDSPTSPSTSTINSTDALAMLDHSSTVELEICPPIGDSCQVQSRFLGCYDHQYILIEEPRLSFSDKHLYLQEGFRIKVRAISPQGEGAVITFQSKIELTIKHPLKLLALALPSDMQVSQLRQETRVAVKLLGRIRSGDYKTECEVRDLSKGGCRLLTAPMSRNFTVGDHLQVDILQSAPNGKTLVTLSGQVCNTQRSIHYAKIGIAFDEFGQVMMKRLTDKLNLSTTRS
- a CDS encoding mechanosensitive ion channel family protein, which gives rise to MEGLGQIIEFFAQQKALFTGVLVLFLLMTRKVLLAWIRGQGAFINEKQRSWMSWTKNGIFALLVLSLFVLWKSEISEFALSVTAIAVAIVVASKEIILCFTGSIQRASSRSFRVGDWIEVGNLCGEVIEHNLMATVIQEIDLHHGQYHFNGKTATLPNSLFFTHPVKNLNFMKRYVFHNFTITVTEFVNLYLVVPNIMASIHEHCHAFHEIAKRYNSMIEKHAGVDLPSSEPHVHIQSTLTGEQLVKIMIFCPTEQATLLEQQIRADFMEIYHRKYPSEQKN